Proteins encoded together in one Polaribacter reichenbachii window:
- a CDS encoding hybrid sensor histidine kinase/response regulator transcription factor yields the protein MGKKYTYTVLFILFFISIIPAQESKYIKDILTFHLLDVESGLSHNFVNDIEQDSLGFIWIATLEGLNRYDGTNFIKFKKENTKNGIINNHINTLRVDENGKLIIATDKGVNIYNPKKETFEIFKHNNKPLKTHVSSLEISPNNQLIVGSARKKWGLSFKDKNGNLKFINHQSHNLSSLSSNYVSSLCVQGDSILWIGTNNFGLNKYNYKNKKITRVSLGNNLNDSSLTIETFYLDSKGNLWMGTSNGLFVITKNGDTLKLKKSLIPNRGLSDNDILALEEDNQNKMWIGTRNGGLNILDISSFLLNKKLNIKWYLPKSDGSSVFNRTVSSIKKDSDGNMWLGTSTGVNFVNPRGEPIKLFKKNIDNPHGINHNRIGAFAQKSDGKIWVGTDGAGLNLFDPNTGKFLSYRHNYKNSKSLSNDYIISLYEDTKKRVWVGTYGGGINKMDSKTGLNKHYLQHSIENGSDVRKIFEDKKGLIWVGTNRGGLYKYSETDDKFEYVKSLGKIDIRDIINDNSDNLWLATYGDGILKYNPVNDTYIQYNMNNTKGMTSNVVFCLLHLNNGEILSGLRYGGLIKINPKTKTAISFTEKDGLSNNTVSSIVMEDETNVWLGTFNGISHFNTATNKVENLNTFNNIQRSEFNIGAVLKDKNGYIYFGGNKGFNMFNPKNLKNNFTKSYKIVFENIQVLNKKINVTPSDKNAILKEAISYQDKITLKHNQNFLSIDFAVLKYPVAKNIQYSYILEGYHKNWIDNKSSGKANLSNIPAGKYYLKVKAKLDSGKEVFGKLSVNIIPPFWNTPVFYTICILLLMTAIYFALKYYSDHIKLKNSLLFEKKQRQLEQDFNKERIRFFINFSHELRTPLTLILGPIDDLLNELTNKRHLEKLDLMKKNGTYLSQSINKLLEFRKSEVGLSDLIIGEYNISDVLKRIVDNYLLMTQKQGINLTYSSSDKNLMVWFDIEKIQIIINNLLSNAIKACKEKDNINIHLSTDEQYFKITIKDSGSGIHPEDFDHIFEWYYQSKSLPRKKGSGIGLALSNNLAVLHKGKINVESKLNEGATFTVYIPRDKSLFEATTVKKVQKNLNPGLETATPDALRSPSLLIPEDKKKLNVHLGEEMLLILIIDDNPDILKYLEGILDKNYDLIYAENGEKGIEKAIKYVPDLIISDIMMPVKSGIDLCNNLKNNTTTAHIPIILLSAKNNIESIKEGYETGADEYVVKPFNSQLLLTRIDNLISNRKSLSKYFTEQNEPLASFPLEHTKLIEKEKEFLRRLETIILKKLKEGKANVKEITNEIGMSRTPLFRKIKAITGGNINDYITTVKLKKAATLIKNEEYSISQAAFEVGYNSPKYFRKLFKEQFGIVPSKYKNNID from the coding sequence ATGGGTAAAAAATATACATATACCGTTCTTTTTATTTTGTTTTTTATAAGCATAATACCTGCACAAGAATCTAAATATATTAAAGACATACTTACTTTTCATTTATTGGATGTAGAGTCTGGCTTATCTCATAATTTTGTAAATGATATTGAACAAGACTCTCTTGGTTTTATTTGGATTGCCACTTTAGAGGGTTTAAATAGGTATGATGGTACAAATTTTATTAAGTTTAAAAAAGAGAATACTAAAAATGGTATAATTAATAATCATATAAATACTTTAAGAGTAGATGAAAATGGTAAACTAATAATAGCAACCGATAAAGGTGTAAATATTTATAATCCTAAAAAAGAAACATTTGAGATTTTTAAACATAATAATAAACCACTTAAAACTCATGTTAGTTCTTTAGAAATATCACCAAATAATCAGCTTATTGTTGGATCAGCTAGAAAAAAATGGGGATTATCTTTTAAAGATAAAAATGGAAATTTAAAATTTATTAATCATCAATCTCATAATTTATCTTCTTTATCATCTAATTATGTTTCTAGTTTATGTGTTCAAGGAGATTCTATTTTATGGATTGGTACCAATAATTTTGGATTAAATAAGTACAATTATAAAAATAAAAAAATAACAAGAGTTTCTTTAGGTAATAATCTTAATGATAGTTCTTTAACTATAGAGACTTTTTATCTAGATTCTAAAGGTAATTTATGGATGGGGACATCTAACGGACTTTTTGTAATAACTAAAAACGGTGATACTTTAAAACTAAAAAAATCCTTAATACCAAATAGAGGTTTAAGCGATAATGATATTCTTGCTTTAGAAGAAGATAACCAAAATAAAATGTGGATCGGAACAAGAAACGGAGGACTAAATATACTAGATATATCTTCTTTTTTATTAAATAAAAAACTTAACATAAAATGGTACTTACCTAAAAGCGATGGCTCTAGTGTTTTTAATAGAACTGTATCATCTATAAAAAAAGATAGCGATGGAAATATGTGGTTAGGTACCAGTACAGGAGTAAATTTTGTAAATCCTAGGGGAGAACCTATTAAACTATTTAAAAAAAACATAGACAATCCTCATGGTATTAACCACAATAGGATTGGTGCTTTTGCTCAAAAAAGTGATGGTAAAATATGGGTTGGTACAGATGGTGCAGGTCTAAATTTGTTTGATCCTAATACTGGAAAATTTTTAAGCTATAGACATAATTATAAAAATTCTAAAAGTTTAAGTAACGATTACATAATATCGTTATATGAAGATACTAAAAAAAGAGTTTGGGTTGGTACTTATGGTGGTGGTATAAACAAAATGGATTCAAAAACTGGATTAAATAAGCATTATTTACAGCATTCTATAGAAAATGGAAGTGATGTTAGAAAAATTTTCGAGGATAAAAAAGGTCTAATTTGGGTGGGTACAAATCGTGGTGGATTATATAAATATAGTGAAACAGATGATAAATTTGAATATGTAAAGAGCTTAGGTAAAATAGATATTAGAGATATTATTAATGACAATTCTGATAACTTATGGCTAGCTACATATGGTGATGGTATTTTAAAATACAACCCTGTAAATGACACTTATATTCAGTATAATATGAACAATACAAAAGGAATGACAAGTAATGTTGTTTTTTGCCTTTTACATCTTAATAATGGAGAAATTCTATCAGGATTAAGGTATGGTGGTCTTATTAAAATTAACCCTAAAACTAAAACTGCTATAAGTTTTACAGAAAAAGACGGTCTTAGCAATAATACCGTAAGTAGTATTGTTATGGAAGATGAAACAAATGTTTGGCTTGGTACTTTTAATGGAATTAGTCATTTTAATACAGCAACAAATAAGGTTGAAAATTTAAACACTTTTAATAACATTCAAAGAAGTGAATTTAATATTGGTGCAGTTTTAAAAGACAAAAATGGATATATTTATTTTGGTGGGAATAAAGGTTTTAATATGTTTAACCCAAAAAATTTAAAAAACAATTTTACTAAATCTTACAAAATTGTTTTTGAAAATATACAAGTATTAAATAAAAAAATTAACGTAACCCCTTCTGATAAAAATGCTATTTTAAAAGAAGCAATCTCTTACCAAGACAAAATTACCTTAAAGCATAATCAAAATTTTTTATCAATAGATTTTGCTGTTTTAAAATATCCCGTAGCAAAAAATATACAATATTCTTATATTTTAGAAGGGTATCATAAAAATTGGATAGATAATAAAAGCAGTGGTAAAGCAAATTTAAGCAATATACCTGCTGGTAAATACTACTTAAAAGTTAAAGCAAAACTAGATTCTGGTAAAGAGGTATTTGGTAAGTTGTCTGTAAATATTATTCCTCCTTTTTGGAATACTCCAGTATTTTATACCATATGCATTCTATTATTAATGACTGCCATATATTTTGCTTTAAAATATTATTCTGATCATATTAAACTAAAAAACTCTTTATTATTTGAAAAAAAACAACGTCAGCTAGAACAAGATTTTAATAAAGAAAGAATTCGATTTTTTATCAACTTTTCTCATGAACTAAGAACACCTCTAACTTTAATTTTAGGCCCAATTGATGATTTATTAAATGAGCTTACAAATAAAAGACATTTAGAAAAACTAGATTTAATGAAAAAAAACGGAACTTATCTATCTCAATCTATTAATAAACTTTTAGAATTTAGAAAATCTGAAGTTGGGCTTAGCGATTTAATAATAGGAGAATACAACATATCTGATGTATTAAAAAGAATAGTAGATAATTATTTGTTAATGACCCAAAAACAGGGTATTAATTTAACCTATTCTAGTTCTGACAAAAATTTAATGGTTTGGTTCGATATAGAAAAAATTCAAATAATTATAAATAATTTATTATCAAATGCTATAAAAGCTTGTAAAGAAAAAGATAATATAAATATACATTTAAGTACTGATGAACAGTATTTTAAAATAACAATAAAAGATTCTGGATCTGGAATTCATCCAGAAGATTTTGATCATATATTTGAATGGTACTATCAATCTAAATCTCTACCTAGAAAAAAGGGTTCTGGTATTGGGCTTGCTTTATCTAATAACTTAGCAGTATTACACAAAGGGAAAATTAATGTTGAAAGTAAACTAAATGAAGGAGCTACTTTTACAGTTTATATACCTAGAGATAAATCATTATTTGAAGCAACTACAGTAAAAAAGGTCCAAAAAAACTTAAATCCAGGTTTAGAAACAGCTACCCCAGATGCTTTGAGGTCACCATCACTTTTAATACCAGAAGATAAAAAGAAATTAAATGTTCATTTAGGTGAAGAAATGTTATTAATATTAATTATTGATGACAATCCAGATATTTTAAAATATCTAGAAGGTATATTAGATAAAAATTACGATTTAATTTATGCTGAAAATGGAGAAAAAGGAATTGAAAAAGCTATAAAATATGTCCCAGATTTAATTATTTCTGATATTATGATGCCCGTTAAAAGTGGTATCGACTTATGTAATAATTTAAAAAACAATACAACTACAGCTCACATTCCTATTATATTATTATCTGCCAAAAATAATATAGAAAGTATTAAGGAAGGGTATGAAACTGGAGCAGATGAATATGTTGTAAAACCATTTAACAGCCAACTTCTTTTAACTCGTATAGATAATCTTATCAGTAATAGAAAATCATTGAGTAAATATTTTACAGAACAAAACGAACCTCTTGCCTCTTTTCCTTTAGAACACACTAAATTAATAGAAAAAGAAAAAGAATTCTTAAGAAGATTAGAAACTATAATTCTAAAAAAATTAAAAGAAGGAAAAGCTAACGTAAAAGAAATTACAAATGAAATAGGTATGAGCAGAACACCACTTTTTAGAAAAATAAAAGCAATTACTGGTGGTAATATTAATGATTATATTACTACAGTAAAATTAAAAAAAGCGGCTACCCTTATTAAAAATGAAGAATATTCAATTTCTCAAGCAGCCTTTGAAGTTGGTTACAATAGCCCTAAATATTTTAGAAAATTATTTAAAGAACAATTTGGTATAGTGCCTTCTAAATATAAAAATAATATAGACTAA
- the uxuA gene encoding mannonate dehydratase, giving the protein MELKKTLRWFGEKDPISLAQIAQTGAKGIVTALHHIPNGEVWSVEEILKTKNKIESHGLTWDVVESLPLHEDIKKGKPSRYKIIENYKESVKNLGKCGISTICYNFMPVLDWARTNLKYTLKNGTEAMYFEADLFAAFDIYILERPNALKDYTEKQIAAAKALYSELSKDEIKAIAYNIIVVTQSFIDGAVGEDEKEPIKIFLKLLAEYDGIDKEKLRDNFSYFLSKVIPVAEEFGVNLAVHPDDPPYPLLGLPRIVSTPDDFEWLTRTCPSLNNGITFCTGSLGARTDNNLPEIFKDYADRVHFLHLRSTKILDNGDFYEAEHLDENVNLAAVMQVIIEEQLRRKKTGRLDYNIAIRPDHGHKMLDDFNRKSNPGYPLIGRLKGLAELSGLEIGIKHLLQSKN; this is encoded by the coding sequence ATGGAATTAAAAAAGACATTAAGGTGGTTTGGTGAAAAAGACCCCATTAGTTTAGCGCAAATAGCACAAACTGGCGCAAAAGGTATTGTTACAGCACTTCATCATATTCCAAATGGTGAAGTTTGGTCTGTAGAAGAAATCCTAAAAACTAAAAATAAAATAGAATCTCATGGTCTTACTTGGGATGTGGTTGAAAGCTTACCATTACATGAAGATATTAAAAAAGGAAAACCGAGCAGATATAAAATTATTGAAAATTATAAAGAAAGTGTAAAGAATTTAGGTAAATGTGGTATTTCTACTATCTGTTACAATTTTATGCCAGTTTTAGATTGGGCTAGAACTAATTTAAAATATACTCTTAAAAATGGTACAGAAGCCATGTATTTTGAAGCAGATTTATTTGCTGCTTTTGATATTTATATTTTAGAAAGGCCAAATGCTTTAAAAGATTATACAGAAAAGCAAATTGCGGCTGCAAAAGCTCTATATAGTGAATTAAGTAAAGATGAAATTAAAGCAATAGCTTACAATATTATTGTAGTTACACAATCTTTTATTGATGGTGCTGTTGGTGAAGATGAAAAAGAACCTATTAAAATTTTCTTAAAATTACTAGCAGAATACGATGGAATTGATAAAGAAAAACTAAGAGATAATTTTTCATATTTCTTAAGTAAAGTTATACCTGTAGCAGAAGAATTTGGTGTTAATTTGGCAGTTCACCCAGATGATCCTCCTTACCCATTATTGGGTTTACCTAGAATTGTTAGCACTCCAGATGATTTTGAGTGGTTAACAAGAACATGTCCATCTTTAAATAATGGAATTACATTTTGTACTGGTTCTTTAGGTGCTAGAACAGATAATAATCTTCCAGAAATATTTAAAGATTATGCAGATAGAGTTCATTTTTTACATTTAAGAAGTACCAAAATATTAGATAATGGTGATTTTTACGAAGCAGAACATTTAGATGAGAATGTAAATTTAGCTGCTGTAATGCAAGTTATTATTGAAGAACAATTAAGAAGAAAAAAAACTGGTAGATTAGATTATAATATTGCTATTAGACCAGATCATGGACACAAAATGTTAGATGATTTTAATAGAAAATCTAATCCTGGTTATCCTTTAATAGGTAGATTAAAAGGACTCGCAGAGTTATCTGGATTAGAAATAGGAATTAAACATCTATTACAGAGCAAAAATTAA
- a CDS encoding SDR family oxidoreductase, whose translation MSDNFFDIKGKVAIVTGGGGVLGGSISRHLVKAGCKVVVLDIREENVNNRVKELEELGGEAIGFVSNVLDVEEMKVTRSKILDAWGSIDILINAAGGNLPGATLTEEQTVFDMKIEDFEKVTNLNLNGTVYPCLVFGEAMANNGKGSIINVSSMATLSAITRVPGYSVAKSGIDIFTKWLAMELGTKFGEKVRVNAISPGFFIGDQNRKVLINDDGSYTERSKKVLARTPMKRFGDINELNGMVHFLCSDSASFITGTIIPIDGGFSSFSGV comes from the coding sequence ATGAGTGATAATTTTTTTGACATAAAAGGTAAAGTTGCTATCGTTACTGGTGGTGGAGGTGTTTTAGGAGGAAGTATTTCTAGACATTTAGTAAAAGCAGGTTGTAAAGTTGTTGTTTTAGATATTCGTGAAGAAAATGTAAATAACAGAGTAAAAGAATTAGAAGAACTTGGTGGCGAAGCTATTGGTTTTGTTTCTAATGTTTTAGATGTAGAAGAAATGAAAGTAACAAGATCTAAAATTTTGGATGCTTGGGGTAGTATAGATATCTTAATTAATGCAGCAGGAGGTAATTTACCTGGTGCTACATTAACAGAAGAGCAAACAGTTTTCGATATGAAAATTGAAGATTTTGAAAAAGTTACAAACCTTAATTTAAATGGTACTGTTTATCCTTGTTTGGTTTTTGGAGAAGCAATGGCTAATAATGGAAAAGGAAGTATTATTAATGTATCTTCAATGGCTACATTATCTGCTATAACTCGTGTTCCTGGATATTCTGTTGCAAAAAGTGGAATAGACATTTTTACAAAATGGTTAGCGATGGAATTAGGTACTAAATTTGGAGAAAAAGTGCGTGTAAATGCGATTTCACCAGGATTTTTTATTGGAGACCAAAACAGAAAAGTTTTAATTAATGATGATGGTTCTTACACAGAAAGAAGTAAAAAAGTTTTAGCTAGAACACCAATGAAACGTTTTGGTGATATTAACGAATTAAATGGAATGGTTCATTTTTTATGTTCAGATTCTGCAAGCTTTATAACAGGTACAATTATTCCTATAGATGGTGGTTTTAGTTCTTTTAGTGGAGTATAA
- a CDS encoding T9SS type A sorting domain-containing protein — protein sequence MRGKFLITVVSYFIFSTTYAQTSSKISIDYTIDKGTSKQVASGLLHGISANNPAQYLIDGIKVRSIRGADYHPNLPSFFEEPTYKRAKETEAKLMIGLYYYRANDSYFPGDGGDFNKWEEICKNVYNDAQTKNLDIYSWITWNEPRLQWGNSNSNRNRYFKAHEVAYKAIKAINPLAKLQAPEDHSYNFDFMKQFLLYCKTNNCLPEILAWHELSNDPLNIEAHCKELKEWMLANEITPMPMTVTEYQGESYSNDNTSIPGVNVYYLASMERAVQYGFEFGLHACWTRVGDDPDFIATLADMADRDNANLPRGLWWNYNTYKDMTGRKVDVNIEGANSDAIASLDSNMKRSVILIGTRNYFTEHDVTLTLNNIPEYLKYEEKVNIRVEKITNEMILTNPEVVVAQDYELNNNTVSLNLPRMIPKSSYAIYISAATSNNNKMSFEAENLTIKNSFTTGKQPYIFNEQIASNGSSVALESNSVGDYIEYTIPSPGAGIYNLSAILKGASNRGFVQLYINGKATCPPEDLYNSDLGYYKNDFGNIEVGTEDLNLKFEVVGKNPASNGYFIVLDKFDLTFLGELETAKVTNINNKLSFNIYPNPALNIINIEIDKNYSEKNTLHLYDNTGRLLINKKVISNNSSLNISKLSKGVYFIKIFNKEQTSTKRIFKN from the coding sequence ATGAGAGGTAAATTTTTAATTACAGTAGTTTCCTATTTTATATTTTCAACAACCTATGCTCAAACTTCATCAAAAATATCCATAGATTATACTATAGATAAAGGAACATCTAAACAAGTTGCAAGTGGTCTTTTACATGGAATTAGTGCCAATAACCCTGCCCAATATTTAATTGATGGTATTAAAGTTAGATCTATAAGAGGTGCAGATTATCATCCTAATTTACCTAGTTTTTTTGAAGAACCAACTTATAAAAGAGCAAAAGAAACAGAAGCTAAATTAATGATTGGCTTATATTATTATAGAGCAAATGATTCTTATTTTCCAGGAGATGGAGGAGATTTTAATAAATGGGAAGAAATTTGTAAAAATGTTTACAATGATGCACAGACTAAAAATTTAGATATTTATTCTTGGATTACTTGGAATGAGCCTCGCTTACAATGGGGAAACAGCAATTCTAATAGAAATAGATACTTTAAAGCTCATGAAGTAGCTTATAAAGCTATAAAAGCTATAAACCCTTTAGCTAAACTTCAAGCTCCAGAAGATCATTCTTATAATTTCGATTTTATGAAACAGTTTTTGTTATACTGTAAAACCAATAATTGTTTACCAGAAATTTTAGCTTGGCATGAATTATCTAATGACCCTTTAAATATAGAAGCACACTGTAAAGAATTAAAAGAATGGATGTTGGCTAATGAAATTACACCAATGCCAATGACAGTTACAGAATACCAAGGAGAATCCTATTCTAATGACAACACCTCTATTCCTGGTGTTAATGTATATTACCTAGCATCTATGGAAAGAGCTGTGCAGTATGGTTTCGAATTTGGTTTACATGCTTGTTGGACACGTGTAGGAGATGATCCTGATTTTATAGCAACTCTTGCAGATATGGCAGATAGAGATAACGCAAATTTACCAAGAGGTCTGTGGTGGAATTATAATACCTATAAAGACATGACAGGTAGAAAAGTTGATGTAAATATAGAAGGCGCAAATTCTGATGCAATTGCTAGTCTAGACAGTAATATGAAAAGATCTGTTATTTTAATTGGAACACGAAATTACTTTACCGAACATGATGTAACTTTAACTTTAAATAATATTCCTGAGTATTTAAAATATGAAGAAAAAGTAAACATTAGAGTAGAAAAAATAACAAATGAAATGATACTCACAAATCCTGAAGTTGTTGTTGCCCAAGATTATGAATTAAATAATAACACTGTATCTCTAAACCTACCAAGAATGATTCCTAAAAGCTCGTACGCAATCTATATTTCTGCAGCTACTAGTAATAATAATAAAATGTCTTTTGAAGCAGAAAATTTAACTATTAAAAATTCTTTTACAACAGGAAAACAACCATATATTTTTAATGAACAAATTGCCAGTAATGGTTCTTCTGTAGCTTTAGAATCAAATTCTGTTGGAGATTATATAGAATATACAATACCATCTCCAGGGGCAGGTATTTATAATTTATCTGCAATTCTTAAAGGAGCTTCTAATCGTGGTTTTGTTCAACTATACATTAATGGTAAAGCAACTTGTCCGCCAGAAGATTTATATAATAGCGACTTGGGTTATTATAAGAACGATTTTGGGAATATTGAAGTTGGTACTGAAGATTTAAATTTAAAATTTGAAGTAGTTGGTAAAAATCCAGCATCAAATGGGTATTTTATAGTGTTAGATAAATTTGATTTAACTTTTTTAGGAGAATTAGAAACAGCAAAAGTTACAAATATCAATAATAAATTAAGCTTTAATATTTATCCAAATCCTGCATTAAATATAATTAATATTGAGATTGATAAAAATTATTCAGAAAAGAATACTTTACATTTATATGATAATACAGGTAGACTTTTAATTAATAAAAAAGTAATTTCAAATAATAGTTCTTTAAATATTAGTAAACTTTCAAAAGGAGTTTATTTTATTAAAATTTTTAATAAAGAACAAACATCAACAAAAAGAATTTTTAAAAACTAA